In Podospora pseudocomata strain CBS 415.72m chromosome 4, whole genome shotgun sequence, the genomic stretch TGGAGAATTTGGAACAGTGCTGCAGGTTACGTTGGAGAGAGAGCGGCCGCGGCCGTACCGCGGGGGTTGATATCGATTGGATGGGTCCGAAACAGAAGCATAGGAGTCGCGGATGTCTAGAGATGAAGGCGTAAGAGATGCCATGACTGGATGCCTGCgagtgagggggttgatcaTGCTGAATGTGAAGCGGGTTTGCGGCGTTGTTGTAGACGATGGTGTACTCGGCTCTGTCGGATGCGATGTGGGCGCCGATTTGTGCCTGCGAGCCCATcgggctgtggtggtgttgccatTATCATCGGTGTGCGCAAAGTCCCAAGAGCCATTTGGCAGTGGCCTGGCAACCCACACCGTCCCGTCATCCAACACGATTTCAGCCTCGTCCGAATGGCGCAAGGGGCTATAGACGGCAACGAGTCTCCTTTTCTCGAGCGCGTCGTCGCTGTCACCTTCGGTGCTGTCGCTTTCCACATGATCGTcgtccctcctcaccaaaaCAATGTCATCGTAAGCCAATGAGTGCTTGACCCCAAATATTCCTGGAAACCTCTTTGCCAACCGGGGAGCTATAACCGGACCGGCGATTCGGCTCGAAGGAAACACTTCAAGCACTGGTCTTGACCGTCCATCAGCCGATACCAActgaagctggagaagaagcctcGGCAACACCTTGCGCACATATTTGGTCTTGTCGAGGAGCTTCGGGGCGGGATATCCAAGGCCGTAAGTGGTGCTCTTGCGCTGGACTCTATGGCGATGTCGCCGTGGTGTGGACCGGGCTGTTAGTGTACCAGCATTCGGATTCGTTACATCACTAAGCTCCGAATCCGATGGTGGTTCTGGCATGGCGGGCGTTTGAGGAGGggcgtcctcctcggggTCCTCGCGAAAGCGCACAACGGGTGAAAGGGCGCGGGGGATGTAATCAGACGCCGGACGTTGGCGGATGGGGGCGGAGGCGCCATCCACGTTCACCCGTTGTTTTGGTGGCGCAAAGGCGGAGCGTAATAATGGGCTTCGTAGGTTGTGGGTGGCGACTGGAGGTGTAGATGGTGAAGGGCGATTCGAATATTCATGGCCATGGAGGCTCGCGCCCGAGTGAAGAAACATTATTATACGTTACTTCCTACACGCATGGAAAAGGATAAAAGACGGCGCAAAGTACAAAAACAGAAAATTAACGTGGAGTTGGGATTGGAAGCTGCAAAGGACCGGCCCTGCGTTAGATGgtgtggggttggtggtttggagGCTGTTC encodes the following:
- a CDS encoding hypothetical protein (EggNog:ENOG503P2SX); its protein translation is MFLHSGASLHGHEYSNRPSPSTPPVATHNLRSPLLRSAFAPPKQRVNVDGASAPIRQRPASDYIPRALSPVVRFREDPEEDAPPQTPAMPEPPSDSELSDVTNPNAGTLTARSTPRRHRHRVQRKSTTYGLGYPAPKLLDKTKYVRKVLPRLLLQLQLVSADGRSRPVLEVFPSSRIAGPVIAPRLAKRFPGIFGVKHSLAYDDIVLVRRDDDHVESDSTEGDSDDALEKRRLVAVYSPLRHSDEAEIVLDDGTVWVARPLPNGSWDFAHTDDNGNTTTARWARRHKSAPTSHPTEPSTPSSTTTPQTRFTFSMINPLTRRHPVMASLTPSSLDIRDSYASVSDPSNRYQPPRYGRGRSLSNVTCSTVPNSPSQQSSLCFSTDGESDSGLGMPVSLTQEMAEGPVHLIDEATKNLISVTALWVALSSGWSPAHTPTNSGPESAAATPCTAATRVGRSRRNTWGSRASNASDAGQRSECADLIMGITKRNSLPAQCLIEELDHNKRSATPTSTPVISRSSTPVSNMSTNNPKAAPRRATSTGAAYMQRRLQASSTSEATVAEVAEMNAAKKTAVLSQAQAHPEAPVSAPQPIAPIRPSLKAEGSNIHRNSSITIKVVSSPDRETHGVMVKRSRSLFGSSKRASKCAVTERNLGEGLDSPGKEKKRLRERLSRWMCRLGGSSSR